Proteins found in one Cyanobacteria bacterium GSL.Bin1 genomic segment:
- a CDS encoding DUF1824 family protein, with protein MELTQARKLLDQYSCTEQKSVKTEQEKEELQTAIQQIVQESEWENLGICADNTEQAIKALKSYLSALGYDINRINFEQVLAVNTPVYIKFSTKQMGFYQDNYTGEYRGVLVSCQAEDDLIAGVYGHLPLNLFAE; from the coding sequence ATGGAACTGACGCAAGCTAGAAAACTATTAGATCAATACAGTTGTACCGAACAAAAATCAGTTAAAACGGAACAAGAAAAAGAAGAATTACAAACGGCCATTCAACAAATTGTGCAGGAATCAGAGTGGGAAAATTTAGGAATCTGTGCCGATAATACTGAGCAAGCGATTAAAGCACTGAAAAGCTATCTCAGCGCTTTAGGATATGATATTAATCGGATTAATTTTGAGCAGGTTTTGGCTGTGAATACTCCTGTTTATATTAAATTTAGTACGAAGCAAATGGGATTTTATCAAGATAATTATACAGGAGAATATCGTGGCGTTTTAGTCTCTTGCCAAGCCGAAGATGATTTGATTGCAGGAGTTTATGGTCATTTACCGTTAAATTTATTTGCTGAGTAG
- a CDS encoding mechanosensitive ion channel gives MSGILDTIITSLQDIVGSLIRALPGLIAGIIILFLARYAAKVTHKVARKVGKKALPSASLQLLLEKTSYILTLTLGVLLAGVVAFPGLSLGDIIAALGLGSVAVGFAFQDIFKNFLAGILLLLQEPFRIGDQIIVAGYEGTVEHIDIRTTRIRTYQGEEVIVPNATVFTNEIQVRTAYDYRRTDLGVGVDYNTPLPMAAQLLRETIQAVEGVLEQPQPEIDLVSFGDSSIDFVVRYWTIPQQNIVRRVQTKAIIAIKRVFDEADINIPYPIRTVYYYDQQRFNDYLPINGQDIEN, from the coding sequence ATGAGTGGGATTTTAGATACCATTATCACCAGCCTGCAAGATATTGTCGGCAGTTTGATTCGTGCTTTACCCGGACTGATTGCAGGAATTATTATCCTCTTCTTAGCCCGTTATGCGGCAAAAGTTACTCATAAAGTTGCGCGTAAAGTGGGCAAGAAAGCACTTCCGAGTGCCTCCCTACAACTGTTACTGGAAAAAACCAGCTATATTTTAACTTTAACCCTAGGGGTTTTACTCGCTGGCGTTGTGGCGTTTCCCGGATTAAGTCTGGGTGATATTATCGCTGCCCTGGGGCTAGGATCAGTTGCGGTTGGGTTTGCCTTCCAAGATATTTTCAAAAACTTTCTCGCGGGAATTTTACTCTTATTGCAAGAACCTTTTCGCATCGGCGATCAAATCATTGTTGCCGGATACGAGGGAACCGTTGAACATATTGATATCCGTACCACGCGCATTCGGACCTATCAAGGAGAAGAAGTGATTGTTCCCAATGCAACTGTTTTTACCAACGAAATCCAGGTTCGCACCGCTTATGACTATCGACGCACTGATTTAGGCGTTGGTGTGGACTATAATACCCCCTTACCAATGGCCGCTCAACTCCTGAGAGAGACCATTCAAGCAGTGGAAGGGGTGTTAGAACAACCGCAGCCAGAAATTGATTTAGTCAGCTTTGGCGATAGTTCCATCGACTTTGTAGTGAGATACTGGACCATTCCTCAACAAAATATTGTGCGTCGTGTTCAAACTAAAGCCATTATTGCAATTAAACGCGTGTTCGATGAAGCGGATATTAATATTCCCTATCCAATTCGCACTGTTTACTATTACGATCAACAAAGATTTAATGATTATTTACCAATTAATGGTCAAGATATTGAGAATTAA
- a CDS encoding pentapeptide repeat-containing protein codes for MVQKMLKRILYLAIAILLAGIWILLDAKPAMAQDNSVNYTHTVVSERDFSHKDLVGAVFAAAQMRRTNFSGSNLENAMFTKGTLTNADLSNTNLSGALMDRVVLDGADLTNAVLIGTVMTRSSFEDTKITGADFTDAIINRYQIKLLCQRAEGVNSTTGVATRDSLGCR; via the coding sequence ATGGTCCAAAAAATGCTCAAGCGAATTCTTTATCTGGCAATTGCGATCCTCTTAGCGGGAATTTGGATATTACTGGATGCCAAACCAGCAATGGCGCAAGATAACAGCGTTAATTATACCCATACTGTGGTTTCAGAAAGAGATTTTTCTCATAAAGATTTAGTCGGGGCTGTTTTTGCTGCTGCGCAAATGCGTCGAACCAACTTTAGTGGCTCTAACTTGGAAAATGCAATGTTTACTAAAGGAACCTTAACTAATGCTGATTTATCTAATACGAATTTAAGTGGTGCTTTAATGGATCGAGTGGTGTTAGATGGTGCCGATTTAACTAATGCGGTGTTAATTGGAACAGTCATGACTCGCAGTAGTTTTGAAGACACAAAAATTACAGGTGCGGATTTTACTGATGCCATTATCAATCGTTACCAAATTAAATTATTGTGTCAAAGAGCAGAAGGCGTTAATTCGACAACGGGCGTTGCGACTCGAGACAGTTTAGGCTGTCGCTAA
- a CDS encoding NTP transferase domain-containing protein, giving the protein METSMIPVILAGGKGERFWPVSRRERPKQFLSLDGSGQTLLQATANRLFPLTSGWEKVWVITSEMLASGVQEQLPNLPAENCLVEPQGRDTAPAVAWATLEIAQRYGEDTVIGFFPADHWVGDPAKFQQTIAAGVELAKAEKVIVTLGMQPSYPATGYGYIEQGKKLGEYQGLSAYSVTRFTEKPNYETAESFIATQRFSWNSGMFIFRAGVVLQELAQEAPEILTPLQEKGKAAYANLPKNSIDYALMEKTQLACVLPSEFNWDDLGDWNALERLFQGDRENVEMGTHVGLDTKGTIVYSSDPEEVIVTLGLEDVVIVRDRGVTLVVKKDRTQDIKKLLKQLQADNRFDKLL; this is encoded by the coding sequence ATGGAAACTTCAATGATTCCTGTAATTCTTGCAGGCGGTAAAGGAGAACGCTTTTGGCCAGTTAGCCGCCGAGAACGTCCAAAACAATTTTTATCCCTTGATGGCAGTGGTCAGACTCTTTTGCAAGCAACAGCCAACCGACTGTTCCCGCTAACATCCGGATGGGAAAAAGTATGGGTGATTACATCGGAAATGTTAGCTTCAGGGGTACAAGAACAACTGCCAAATCTTCCCGCAGAAAATTGCCTAGTCGAACCGCAAGGTCGAGATACAGCGCCGGCTGTGGCGTGGGCAACCTTAGAAATAGCCCAACGGTACGGAGAAGATACAGTGATTGGTTTTTTCCCTGCGGATCATTGGGTGGGAGATCCGGCTAAGTTTCAACAGACGATCGCAGCAGGCGTGGAATTAGCCAAGGCAGAAAAAGTAATTGTGACCCTCGGGATGCAACCCAGCTATCCTGCCACGGGTTATGGTTATATCGAACAGGGGAAAAAGCTTGGTGAGTATCAAGGGTTATCCGCCTATAGTGTCACTCGCTTTACGGAAAAGCCTAATTATGAAACAGCGGAGTCTTTTATTGCGACCCAACGTTTTAGCTGGAATAGTGGGATGTTTATTTTTCGCGCTGGGGTGGTTTTACAAGAGTTAGCGCAAGAAGCACCGGAGATTCTGACGCCCTTACAGGAAAAGGGAAAAGCTGCTTATGCCAATCTCCCGAAAAATAGTATTGACTATGCCTTAATGGAAAAAACGCAACTGGCGTGTGTTCTCCCGAGTGAATTTAATTGGGATGACTTAGGAGATTGGAATGCACTCGAACGGTTGTTTCAAGGGGATCGGGAAAATGTTGAGATGGGAACGCATGTGGGGTTAGACACTAAAGGAACAATTGTTTATAGTAGCGATCCCGAAGAAGTAATTGTCACCTTAGGCTTAGAAGACGTAGTGATTGTGCGCGATCGCGGCGTGACCTTGGTCGTGAAAAAAGATCGCACTCAAGATATCAAAAAACTTCTGAAACAACTCCAAGCAGACAATCGTTTCGACAAGCTGTTATAG